One genomic segment of Streptomyces parvus includes these proteins:
- a CDS encoding DUF1702 family protein, with product MSMLRALRRRVLTPNVRETRLETRGFHIKDAEAKHQLETVGTSFLQGYAYAVEARSASQAVDWLETVPRAFRGFAYEGAGMGAVMLDSLTGGSRRLTGILEGEGRRHNYMIYVGIGWAMARLPKFLWPDVTATDPVLRWLILDGYGFHQAYFKTNSYVRDPAAEHPFTWKGGPDAYSARAIDQGIGRAMWFVGGTDPDVVADLIGTFPEHRHADLYAGAGLACTYAGSVDGDELRRFAKHAGDHLPSLVQGSAFACEARERAGTTTAHTHLAAQILCGGRTPAEAARVCTDARPATCGGGETPAFETWRQQIATTISSIPPTQKGAVA from the coding sequence GTGTCCATGTTGCGTGCGCTGAGGCGCCGAGTTCTCACTCCCAATGTTCGGGAAACACGGCTGGAAACACGGGGCTTCCACATCAAGGACGCCGAGGCCAAGCACCAGTTGGAGACGGTCGGGACAAGCTTCCTGCAGGGGTACGCGTACGCGGTCGAGGCACGTTCGGCGAGCCAGGCCGTCGACTGGTTGGAGACCGTGCCCCGGGCCTTTCGCGGGTTCGCCTACGAGGGCGCAGGCATGGGCGCCGTCATGCTCGACTCCCTCACCGGGGGCAGCCGGCGGCTGACCGGGATCCTGGAGGGCGAGGGCCGGCGGCACAACTACATGATCTACGTCGGCATCGGTTGGGCGATGGCCCGGCTCCCCAAGTTCCTGTGGCCCGACGTAACCGCGACCGACCCGGTGCTGCGCTGGCTGATCCTGGACGGGTACGGCTTCCACCAGGCGTACTTCAAGACGAACTCCTACGTTCGCGATCCGGCCGCCGAACACCCCTTCACCTGGAAGGGCGGCCCGGACGCCTACAGCGCGCGCGCCATCGACCAGGGCATCGGGCGGGCCATGTGGTTCGTCGGGGGCACCGACCCCGACGTCGTGGCCGACCTCATCGGCACGTTCCCCGAGCACCGCCACGCCGACCTCTACGCGGGCGCCGGGCTGGCCTGCACCTACGCGGGAAGCGTGGACGGGGACGAGCTGCGGCGCTTCGCCAAGCACGCGGGCGACCATCTGCCCAGCCTCGTACAGGGATCCGCGTTCGCCTGCGAGGCGCGGGAGCGGGCGGGGACGACGACCGCCCACACGCACCTGGCCGCCCAGATCCTGTGCGGCGGCCGGACCCCGGCGGAAGCCGCACGGGTGTGCACCGACGCACGGCCCGCCACCTGCGGCGGCGGGGAGACTCCGGCCTTCGAGACCTGGCGGCAGCAGATCGCCACCACCATCAGTTCCATTCCTCCCACGCAGAAGGGCGCCGTCGCATGA